agttcttcagaggaatgggcatggatgtctgacatctgttaggtcttaggaaactttgagtagtctacacaaatggtgagcggcgatgcggccattgtcagcgtaaccatcccactgctttgcctgctgagaaggttgctgctaagcattaaggccgatgctttgtggatagaacaggagataggggatgacaatacgtcgcttgatagccagaccaccctcacgtctgtttctcagcgcgtattggaggaagagggggaagagactgctgcccacactgcagagggtacccatgctacttccttcacatctgttcagcatgtatgggctgaagaggaggaggagactgagtcatcctagtgaggaaagcgatgtgttgcgtactgggactctggcacacatggctgacttcatgttaaactgcctttcccgtgaccctcgtgttagacgcattcttgccaacacggattactgggtgttcacccttctcgacccatggtataaggagaacctttccactctcattcccgaagaggaaaggagtacaagagtgatacaataccacaAGACCctagtggaaaagctgatactaaagttccaaTCTGACAACGCTGGCGGTAGAGGACggagttcagtgggccaactagcaggggagatgcggggaacaggcagcatgtccagtgcaggtagGGGaacgctccccagccagactgtcaccactccccagtctaagtgttcacctatactcttggtacaccaatgtttcagggattcacctgcactctgggtacaaATATCTTTTgttgtagaatgggttgttgaattgtgcagatggttagaagtactggcatctgagtcccctttatggccacatttgtggctcctgactattttgtgacggaggtggtattggcattggaattctgatcagcattgtatagcaagacagaactcactggtcggcatgtattagctctagtttTACCACaattatccgagatactggattggagtgtTCACAGGAAGCATAACTGATGTAATGAGAGTTTCACacagtcactgtatacctgtggtggctacttttgtgacacctcctgcttaaaacaaatctttggttttaaaatgcgttgctgaattgtggagatgtgtagaagtactggcatctgagtctcctttatgcccatgtttgcggctcatGAAATTGTGACGGagatggcatgggattggaattatgatcatacgttaatttatcagcaattctcatcagcattgtgggctatcgcccacaatttcaaaaagGGTCCCTGCCACCCCTCTGCAGGGTgagtctccggttcctcctcatgcaatacgcacttataaatagacatgagggtggtgtggctatcaagcgaccgtgtggtatgaggacagctgaacgctgcgctgggaaaaatttgaggacgctgtggacgcaggctcgtgcggaggattggacagcaatgccagcatgtaacacagaagaagaggcagtggtgtcacccacaggcggtgattggcttttattgcacctagtgtggtgcttagctaagatgtgccagcgcgtgtgccttgctgattatggtctgtcccaactaaattgttaggggggtgaccgccaggctctttcccacaatttggcttaatagttcgacctgggagcctcagatgcatccatgcatgctgtccctgccattccctatccgtttctgtggtgtttccatgactttctgatgttttcaggtgattcacgcaacctcccctatgcggagcatgggtcaccttgaaaaatgcttgagtctcccattgacttcaatggggttcgttactcaaacgagctctcgagaattatgaaaagctcaactcgagcaacgagcacctgagcattttgctTATCTCTAAAAGAGGTGTATTGGATCTTTCGCCTACAAACTTTGATTCCGCAGGGTTCAAATGAGCAATTATAGAAAATATAGAGAGATAATATGCAGCTATGATAAGTTTTGATATACTAATGAAatatatgtttttgtttgtttgttttgtttaatTTATTATTGtatgaaaaatgtttttataatATTTGTTGTTTTTTATATCTTGAACACCTAAAAACTTTCCTCCTTATGGTGTATAAATGAACTTTGTTCTAATGATTTTACCCCTGATTGGTACTTATGAATGGGTAACATTCACATCAGTTTGTTGTAATAGTAAGAATGGAAGGCAGCGAATGCGTTCCATGTCATTCAATATTGGAGCGCACGATGGGTTCTAAGATATCACCTAGTATACGTTCTTATGTCAGTGGACTAACTCCTCCTCCTACGCGCACATGTTAATGAGTTTAGCGTCCAGCGAGTGAGTAcattgtatactatatatatggtGCGGTTTTTAATATGTAAATGTATTGCTTGATAAACGCGTCAGCCGAAACTCCTTGCAATAAAGGACCGTATAACTGTATACCTATTTCTTGGACCATGAATTGTTTGTCCTGGACTCTCTGAGCACGGAATCGTTCTTTTCTACATGGGACGTCTTGGCTATGTTAAGGCTCCCTGCTGATTAAGCCTTTCCTGATTCCTAGCTGGCTCTCTGGTTATTCACTGGATTGTGGAACGGATAATGTCTATATGCAAACTTGGATCTTAGGTGCGGTGGGTCTCCTTATCTAAGGTGATTCGcacctggcaccaggtgagtgcttcCCATCACCTATATTCGTATAATTAATACAGTATGTGAAATAACGGAGCGCTCTTTCATCCTTCGATTtattcttgtttctacggcggacACACTGAAAcagaaatgacacaataactttattctatggtacaatacgattactacgatataaaatgtatatagtttgtttctgctgtactacttttatttatttttaaagatatttaatttttttaaattattttctgtcgccttcttctgacagccataacttaatttataatttatctgtcgacatagttgtgcgggggctcattttgtgcgggacgttctgtagtttctgttggtatcattttggaatatatatgactttttgatcgctttttattacatttctttttggagacaggatgaccaaaagctcaattctggcattgtttattttttctgatggcattcagcatgtggggtaaataatgtgttactttgatagatcacacTTTTATgggcgcagcgataccaaacatgtatttttgttttagcatttagattattttattataaatatgacaaaaggttttcttttttacttttattacttttttaaaaaaaataattagtaaaactttttaacatttatttttactttttcttttttactcccCAGAGGTAACATGAGCTTGCGATGTTCTACAGTATAATGAAATGCCATAGAATTACATAATACCGCgatttgacaggcaatctatcaagccacgctataggcatggcttgataggcagtttgcaatgacagccctgggaccttACAGCAACCATACGGCAACCTGCAATCTTATCGTGCACTGATGTGGGGCAAGTACTTCGAAAAAGTTGTCTGCACATGGCTAGCTTTCCCTTTTTGGCTTACTGTAcatcctaagtagagatgagcgaacatgtccgttacggacacatccgcacccggacaccggctttgccgaacactgcagtgttcgcgcgtaaaggtccgggtgccgccggggggcggggagatgcgcggcggcgcgggcggcagtagcggggaacaggggggagccctctctctctccctctcccccccactccccgccgcacccccccgcgctgccacggcggcccccgaactttttcgcccgaacactgaagtgttcgcaaagttcggtgttcgggcgaaaaaggggcggggccgaacgtgttcgctcatctctaatcctaagtcATGTTGCAAGAGCTGTTagaaggttggacattgacttataaGGATGCTGGCATACTACggtaataggtggcgctgtaggggCATTATACTTTTTCCCATTTATGTAGATTTTAAGTATATGGTGCATAATTGTACTTTCCAGGAAGGGTTTTGGTATAAATATAAGTTATTTTGAGATCATAGTACTATAAAGATGTTTCAAGTAATTCCAGCCTATTCTTCTGTTTCAGATGTCGCCCTACGACTTTAATAGTGCAAAGCTGGCAAATGCTGTGAACGACATCACCTCGTCACTAGCCAAAGAGCTTTCACAATCCTATCACAATAATATGGAAATTCTGGCTGTAGTTGGAGTCTGCTACATAATGTGGAAAGGTTTTAATTTGCTGAGTGGATGTTATCGTTTCATAAAACATCAAATCTTCACTCGTATTTTTAGCAATACCAAAACAATACTGCAATATGGAGAGTGGGCAGTAGTCACTGGTAAGTGAAAATCATATGGAAGATACAGGATATCTTTATATTTTATATGGGAATTTGAATTTATAAAGGATTATTTTTAAATAGAAACTTAAAAGTTCTACAAACATTTTACTGAAATCACTGAATAAATCCATTCTAAATGTATTCCATTTGGTCATCATGCAGTAGCTGATGATTGAGTCTGGACCAGTCGGCTTCCTGCATCCACCATAAAGCCACATGTACAGAGCCTTTATGGCTACATGGTTTCCCTATGGTTCCCCATTATGGAGCCTTAGGCACTACATGTGGTGTCATAGCCAGATCTATTGCAAGAGAACctctgtaagggctcctgcacacttacgtttttcttgcgcgttttttcacgcaattgtcagtgggactttctcatgttaaaaacgcattgtaagtttgtgctttgcaatttttgtgtgatgcgtttttaacattagaaagtcccattgacaatcgcgtgaaaaaaaggcagcgatattgcgtgaaacaaaaatgcacaagaaaaacgcaagtgggtgtccaccctaatacATCATGCTATGGAACATGCCACCACTATTTTTAACAATCCATGAAGAAATTCCTCCTTCTGtctccagaaaaaaaattgaagttttaaccctttccaattcaatttgtatcctggttttcctagggggcttactctttttctgatgttatacaatggtgctatctgctggctaaagccagtactgcaggaggtgacacgttggataggctccgacagtagagaggctggcaatatacagtaagagaaccccgacggatgtgttccaacatcagagctgtacagccttaaatcataatgtcttcagtggtcagacagtggattggaaagagtaacCTTTGGACCACCACTGTTTCTACCAGGTTTAGATAGTTTAGTGAAATAAAATCTATGAGAACAATTTGTTACAAACTGACGCAACAGAAACTAACCGCAAGAATTTGTTTATTTAGGCTATAGATGTATTCTACGCCCTTCTCTTTTCCCTCTGTTATGGCGTTATGTTCTCTGCTCATATGTTTCCTGGTGTGCTCCATTAAATAACTATGTAAACCTGTGACAATTGGATGGCATTTACTGTGTTTTTGAACTCTACTCATATTGAAAATTTTAATAAAAGACTTGTTAAAGAAAGTTGGAGTTTCGAGTAGGTACAGTCTGGTTCATAGCAGTGTATGGGTGTCATTTTCCTGCTCTACACAACACAGATTTTTAATATCGCAGTATGCATGATGAAAGAAGCTTtctataccaacatagaagggggttctttactgtaagagcagtgagactatggagctctttgcctgagaacgtggtgatggcaaactcactaaaacagtacaagaggggcctggatgtcttttgtgagcgttacaatattagatgttatactcactgactacttcagaagggtcggggaTCCAAGAAGTTATTCTGATTGACTTGGGGTGAGgaaggtttttttgccttcctcttgatcaaccttgcaggataataggctgcacTAGATGATCGTATGtctattttcagccttacaaactgttACTATGTTATGAATGTTTTGGTCTGTGTGTTGAGAGCATTTTTAAGATTCTTTCATTTGGAAAATCTTATTCATCTTTTTATAGAGTAAAAATGTATTTTGTATTAATTCCCCAGGAGCCTCAGACGGTATTGGCAAAGCCTACGCCGAGGAGTTGGCCAGTCTTGGTGTGAACATCATCTTGTTAGGCCGCAGCACTGAAAAGCTCCAAAATGTGTCTGAATCCATATCTTCAACCTACAGAGTGAAAACTCGTTTCATAGTTGCCGATTTCAGCAAGGGCCCAGAGGTCTTCCAGCCCATTAAGGAGGCTCTAAAAGATGTAGATGTTGGGATTCTGGTGAACAATGCAGGAGTATTTTATGAGTATCCAGCCTGCCTCCTTGAAGTACCAGAAGAAAAAAGTCTGGACATCATCAACGTCAACATTACCGCTGCTGTAATGATGGTATATGTAGTGCTGCCTGGTATGTTACAACGGAAGAGGGGAGCAATAATCAATGTGTCCTCAGCAACAAGTTGTAAAACTGTGCCTATGGCAACTGTGTATGCTGCCTCCAAGGTATTTTTTTAAAGCTATACACCTTATTCTGATTAGTGTTTGATGTCACAATATATCTGATAACGTTTGCGTGTCCTGGTCCCTTTTGTTCCTGTGGTACATATAACGGTGTCATATTCTCTCTTGTGATAATTCACTTCACGTATTGCAAATGTCCAAGTACTACTCCATTGGCATCTAGAATTAACTTGCAGGTATACAGTTGTCTTTtccaatactatatacagcagtcttcccaggactgcgtcagtaacaaaagggcatcctctatatctagaagaaagcaggtttcatcaccaacacataaggggcttctttactgtaagagtagtgagactgtggtGACGGCAAAATCCActgagaagtttaagaggggactagacatctttctagagcACAAAGATATTatgggatatagacattaggttaccagcggggttgttgttccAGGTCTTACATTTAgctaggaactatcaaaggttgatccagggattattctgactgctattatagagttgggaaggaatttttttccccgaatgggctaattggcttctgcctcttggttttttttgccttcctctggatcaacaagggggttgaaacaggctgaactagatggacattgtcttcattcagcctaacatactatgttactatataagtaTTTCCTAGGAAACCAAGGTTTCTTTATACTGTGGTTGCTTCAGTGGACAGTTTTTTCTGATGGTTTTAGTGATCTACAACTAGGAAacagatacagatgtagcaaagtttaacttgagtgtGATAACATTCTGTGACAAGTTAACTTCAGTAAAGATACATATAGGGGTGCAGCACTCAGGAACTTAATCCGGCATCATGTTAGTAAGTAAAATTGTAGAACTTTATTCTTCCTTCATAAAATGCATGCAACATTTCAACCATTAAGACACCAGTCTTTGTATGCTTGACAAAAACCGATGTCTTACTGGTCGAAACATTGCATGCATTTTATGGAAGAAGAATAAAGTTCTACAATTTCACTTACTAACATGATGCCGGattgagttcctgagtgctgcaCCCCTATATGTATCTTGGTCTGAATATTGAGAGCTGAGGAGTCTAAACCCTATACTATGGAGCAAGCACCTGTGATGATTACTTCACCACAGAACGTACTTATTTGGTATGCGGCTGACAACAGCTATTCCTCTGAAGTTAACTTAAGTAATTGAAAAGCAATTGTTATCAACTCAGACAACCATTAAAAAGCCATTCAAATTGCAAATAAATtggcaaaaaaattaatttttatgTGCTAGAGCATACCTGAGGTCTAAAGACATTTTCAAAAGCAGCTCTGGTCCTCACTGGTTgctgctttgctgctgtttgcacccagtgTGAACTCTATTAATTCAGTTTTCCAagtagattttcctatttttctgctatTTGCAATCCATATCATGTTGAATGTAATAACTAACAGTGTTTctatgtccctgttactagagaagccaaatccCTAATAACAGGCAGTGGTTTGCAAAGAGTGGGAAGGGAGACCCCCTGGTGGCAGTACTTCAagcttgattttcagtggtaaaacaaaaacacaatttatgcaagtatattacaagattaatGGCTGTTAGATGAGCAGATCTTGTATGACAAGTGAGTGTCCATCTGAGTCTCAGTTAAAACTTTGCTACAGCTGTACACTTATCTGGACTACATTacttcatgagtagagatgagcgagtatactcgctaaaggcaattgctcgagcgagcattgcctttagcgagtacctgcccactagagactgaaggttcaggtgccggcgacGGGCAGGGAGCtacgggggaaagcggggaggaacggaggggagatctctctctccctctctcccccccgctccctcctgcttacagccgctactcaccgctcccccgcgccggcacccgaactttcagtctcgagcgggcaggtactcgctaaaggcaatgctcgctcgagcaattgcctttagcgagtatactcgctcctctctattcaTGAGTAATCAATAACTTCATAATTTCAGCTACGTGTTCCGGAATACTATTTCATATATTAATACAGCAGTTATGTCTTTTCTTATAGGCTTTTCTGGATAGGTTCACTGTGGCTTTGCAATATGAATATGCTTCCCAGGGAATATTTATACAGAATTTGATTCCTTTCTTTGTGATCACAAAGATGGTAGACTTTGCTAAAGGCATAATACAAAAGTCGCTGTTGGTACTGCTAGCGAATGAGTATGCGTACAGCGCTGTAAGAACAATCGGAGTATCATCAAGAACAGCAGGCCACTGGTCTCACTCCATCCAGGTAAATATGGTGAATGGGAGACAAGGaccaaaaaaggaaaacaaagatattaaaggggtattaccatctCATTAATCAATGGTAATTGTGTCTAATAAGTGAAATGGAGCAGTTCAGCAATTTGCTTCATGTGTC
The Eleutherodactylus coqui strain aEleCoq1 chromosome 11, aEleCoq1.hap1, whole genome shotgun sequence genome window above contains:
- the LOC136581702 gene encoding inactive hydroxysteroid dehydrogenase-like protein 1, producing the protein MSPYDFNSAKLANAVNDITSSLAKELSQSYHNNMEILAVVGVCYIMWKGFNLLSGCYRFIKHQIFTRIFSNTKTILQYGEWAVVTGASDGIGKAYAEELASLGVNIILLGRSTEKLQNVSESISSTYRVKTRFIVADFSKGPEVFQPIKEALKDVDVGILVNNAGVFYEYPACLLEVPEEKSLDIINVNITAAVMMVYVVLPGMLQRKRGAIINVSSATSCKTVPMATVYAASKAFLDRFTVALQYEYASQGIFIQNLIPFFVITKMVDFAKGIIQKSLLVLLANEYAYSAVRTIGVSSRTAGHWSHSIQLSLGSWMPEWLWVFLWMVLNRKGRAEYLSRKKQL